A DNA window from Etheostoma spectabile isolate EspeVRDwgs_2016 chromosome 22, UIUC_Espe_1.0, whole genome shotgun sequence contains the following coding sequences:
- the LOC116672090 gene encoding LOW QUALITY PROTEIN: cyclic nucleotide-gated cation channel beta-3-like (The sequence of the model RefSeq protein was modified relative to this genomic sequence to represent the inferred CDS: inserted 2 bases in 1 codon; substituted 1 base at 1 genomic stop codon), whose translation MFNRLKKMMGAPEPPPAQPGTPPSTPTPPAKEEKPPEKKDEKEEQKKEVQKKEEEKKEEEKKEDKKEEEKKEEXPKKEEPKPAPAPAPAAAAPAAAAPAAAAPAAAAPAAAAAAAAAAPAAAAAAPAANPEGANGEEAPPPPPVVYFRYTDDTLRSMIKNLREETAMLREKAIDPYATSPEISPPVTPIFLKEDYIRMKEEERIAKEEEDKKRAEEAIKKAEEKKIKDEEKRKQAELKAMEEKIAEEAKKKMKKIFPDLIYTIMDFAFTPVENKMDTILGNTLDGLDRRYITWLTLVALAFNYNVWLCTARMVFPYHNEVTNPYWITFDILTDLVNIIDIIIWQPRIQFVKGGDIIKDRAVCKAHYRKSQRFLTDIISIIPFDFLGLYSGFSSVYRFNRFLRIDNFFEFSDRLESIMAKAYIWRVMRTTGYLLYALHINACAYYVPSKYQGFASTTLGLXGRGNPQRYLRCYYYAVRSLINIGGLPEPITIFEISFQLLNFFVGVFVFSSLIGQMRDVIGAATAGQTYFRASMDGCVDYMNTYSIPREVQNRIRAWFNYTWAAQGMLDESELLDKMPLVMRTAIAVDINMAIFQKIALFQGCDQQMLVDMLLRLKSIIYLPGDFVVKKGDIGKEMYIIKSGAVQVVGGPDNSIVFVTLKAGSVFGEISLLQSAKDGGNRRTANVKAHGFANLFVLEKKDLFDILIHYPESQKVLARKGKKLTKAKGPATAKAVEEKPKGLTLFGTKPQTPKLIKLFQNMKKGINK comes from the exons ATGTTcaacaggttgaaaaaaatgatggggGCTCCTGAGCCTCCCCCTGCCCAACCCGGTACCCCACCTTCCACCCCAACTCCGCCAGCTAAG GAAGAAAAGCCCCCTGAAAAGAAGGATGAAAAAGAGGAGCAAAAGAAAGAGGTgcaaaagaaagaggaggaaaagaaagaggaagaaaagaaagaggacaaaaaggaagaggagaagaaagaaga gccCAAGAAGGAAGAGCCAAAACCAG CTCCAGCGCCtgcccctgctgctgctgccccagctgctgctgccccagcTGCTGCggcccctgctgctgctgctccagctgctgctgctgctgctgctgctgctgccccagctgctgctgctgctgcacctgCGGCAAATCCAGAGGGAGCTAATGG TGAAGaggcccctcctcctccccctgttGTCTACTTCCGTTACACAGATGACACACTCAGAAGTATGATTAAGAATTTAAGAGAAGAGACAGCGATGCTAAGAGAGAAAGCCATAGACCCTTACGCCACTTCGCCAGAAATCTCCCCACCTGTCA CACCTATTTTCCTGAAGGAGGACTACATCAGAATGAAGGAAGAGGAACGAATagcaaaagaagaagaggataaAAAGAGGGCAGAAGAGGCAATCAAAAAGGCAGAggagaagaaaataaaggacGAGGAGAAACGCAAGCAGGCCGAGCTGAAAGCAATGGAGGAGAAGATTGCAGAGGAAGccaagaagaagatgaagaagatctTTCCAGACTTGATTTACACCATCATGGACTTTGCCTTTACTCCAGTTGAAAACAAGATGGATACCATCCTGGGAAACACCCTAGATGGTTTAG ACCGTCGGTATATTACCTGGTTGACGTTGGTAGCGCTGGCATTTAACTACAACGTTTGGTTGTGCACTGCAAGGATGGTCTTCCCTTACCATAATGAAGTCACCAACCCCTACTGGATAACTTTTGACATTCTCACAGACCTAGTGAATATTATTGACATCATCATTTGGCAGCCCCGAATACAGTTTGTCAAAGGCGGAGACATTATT AAAGACCGAGCGGTATGTAAGGCACATTATCGGAAATCACAGCGATTTTTG ACTGATATAATCAGCATCATCCCCTTTGACTTTCTCGGCCTGTACTCTGGATTCTCCTCTGTATACCGATTCAACCGCTTCCTCAGG ATTGATAACTTCTTTGAGTTCAGCGATCGACTAGAAAGCATCATGGCCAAGGCCTACATCTGGAG AGTGATGCGCACCACAGGTTACCTGCTCTACGCACTCCATATCAACGCCTGTGCGTACTATGTTCCCTCAAAGTACCAGGGTTTTGCATCTACCACTTTGGGGTTATGAGGACGGGGAAACCCCCAAAG GTACCTGCGTTGTTACTACTATGCTGTCCGCAGTCTGATCAACATCGGGGGTCTTCCAGAGCCTATAACCATCTTTGAGATTAGCTTTCAGTTGTTAAACTTTTTCGTTGGCGTCTTTGTGTTCTCCAGTTTGATTGGACAG aTGAGAGACGTCATAGGAGCAGCAACAGCAGGTCAAACATATTTCCGGGCATCGATGGATGGCTGTGTTGACTACATGAACACCTACTCGATTCCAAGGGAAGTCCAGAACAGGATCCGGGCCTGGTTCAACTACACCTGGGCAGCTCAGGGCATGCTGG ATGAATCCGAGCTGCTCGACAAGATGCCCCTGGTCATGAGAACTGCCATCGCTGTTGACATCAACATGGCAATCTTCCAGAAGATCGCACTGTTTCAG GGCTGCGACCAGCAGATGTTGGTGGACATGTTGTTGAGGCTCAAGTCAATCATCTATCTACCTGGAGACTTTGTAGTGAAGAAA GGTGACATTGGTAAAGAAATGTACATCATTAAAAGTGGAGCGGTGCAGGTGGTGGGAGGACCTGACAACAGTATTGTGTTTGTCACACTGAAGGCTGGCAGTGTGTTTGGAGAAATCAG TTTACTTCAGTCTGCCAAAGATGGAGGAAACAGGCGCACCGCTAACGTGAAAGCGCATGGCTTTGCTAACCTTTTTGTCCTGGAGAAGAAAGACTTATTTGACATCCTCATCCACTACCCAGAGTCGCAGAAAGTGTTGGCCAGGAAGGGAAA GAAACTGACCAAAGccaaaggcccagcaactgCGAAAGCTGTTGAAGAAAAGCCGAAAGGTTTAACCCTTTTTGGAACAAAGCCACAAACACCCAAGTTAATAAAACTCTTCCAGAACATGAAG AAAGGGATCAACAAGTAG